The genomic DNA CTTTTTTAGAAACAAATCTTAGAGTTTAGGTTACAAAGGGTTTCGGCATTTATGGCATtacaaaaaaaaatcataattatAATCATCATTAATACTATTTTCACACGTACGCAGTATGCCTGGTGTGTGTATGCGtgtacataattttttttaattaatataattGTATCCTTACTTTCTTGGTACACTGATAATTTGGATATAAAAGTAGGTCAAGTAGtaaaatttgaaattcttatTATGATAATTTAAATTTCCAGGTTAAAAGAAACAATGATAAACTTCAAATCTCTGCTAATTCAGAAGAAGTTAATAATTGAATTGGGGGATTCCCTAACTTATAGAAGAATCTCAGCATCCTAGATTGTCTCTCTATCGTACGAATACATAACAGGAAATCATTTAATACCGTTACTGCAAATTATGCACACAACGAACATATAAACTGTGCAAATACATAACAGGAAAGCATCTATTACTGTTAATGAAAATTATGCATACATGAACAtgcaatatatatacatatttatatacatgaacatgcaaaatatatatataacattaaATTAACGAACAATATACTATTCCAATAGTTTTACACTTATTTGAAGATGATCATACTGAATTAACATTAAACATCCCATGACTAAATATCAGTTACAATGAAATCGAACTCTACGCGGAAACCTCTAGTAATACCCATAATATACATGTAATCGAAGTTTAAAATTATATACTATGGAAACCTCTAGTAATACCCATGATATACAGGGAAGGAAAAAGAAAAAGCTTGAAAGAGATGTGATACTTTCAAGGTGTTCTTTGATCCAGTCAACATTTTTACTTAAGATGATTATTGATTAGTACGACAAATAGGATCATGCAAACACCCTTACGACAACTAGAATATGCCATCCTTACACTAGAATTTTGTCAAATCTCTTTTACTACTGTCACAACTCACAACTTGTAATTTCCACGTTCAAAAAAATTAATATCTAAAAATAACATCAACTAGCAGCCATACTACAAAGTTAACTCTAATTTAATGCAAGTAAAATGTAAGCGTTTAATCATTAGCACGTTCCTTCTCTGCCGTGATGATATATATTAACCTGAGAAAGGTGAGACATCTAACATTTCCACTCATGGTTTCTAGAGTCGTGATCTGTGATTTCCACCTTTTTCAAGAAAGGAAAGCAACTAATAAGAATCTCTGTTAATCTTGGACAGCTCTTGATTCTTACAACCTCAACTTTAGGACATACAAGAATCCAGTCCTTGTTCATTAAAACCGTCCAACCTAGACAAAGATCTCCAGTAGTAATATTCATCATTTGAAGAGGACGGAAATCACAGATTCGGAGAGGAGCATGATGCAAGAAACACGGTAGGTTGTTGGGAATTTCAGTTAAACTAGTTAAAATCTTATCCTTCTCCAACCATTATTATATTTTTCCGCAAGATGAGTATTCAATTTTCAAACCTTCCTTCCTGACCTAACCCTCCCCAACCCCCAATCCAAACCTACCCTAATTATCCTAAATTCAAAACCTACTCCGTAGAATTCATCATCAACTATAACAAATCATCATAAATAACACTTTGAATTCTAATTTTTAGTAACACGTTCCAATTATAACATAAAATCAAACAACTCAATCAACAGTAATAATGACGTAAATTCATCGATATTCGACACTAAACGCTTAAATTACAAAGATCAAACTGAAATTCCACGACAAAAACACAATTAAAAAGCAAAAAAAAACTAATAAACTGAGAATTAAAAGACAAAATTAGAGAATTAGGATTAACATATAATTAAACAACTCAAGCAACAGTTATAATCATGTAAATTCATCGAAATTCGACATTAAACGCTTAAATTACGAAGATCAAACTGAAATTCCACGATAAAAACACAATTAAAAAGCGAAAAAAACTAAATAAACTGAGAATTAAATCACGAAAATAGAGAATTGAGGATGAGAATGAGTACATTTGTGGAGGAGCTGCTAGGAGACATGGATGAAGATCAACAAATGAAGCagatatgtgtgtgtgtgtttcagTTAGGAGGTGTGGTATGTATAGATACAgacatgtatgtatatataaggGAGAGAGGAGGAGGTTGAGGAATTAAAATAGATACATGTGgatatgtatgtgtatatattaTATTGTTAGTGAGTTTCCTCCAGTTATGCAGGGAGTAGTAGAGAGAAAGTGGTTAGGACTATAAAATTTAGTCAACACGTGAAGCAGAGAGATGTAGACTCCTCTCTCTCTCCCTAGACTCTCTCTCAGTCTCTCTCCCTAGACTCTCTCTCAAGACTCTCTCTCTCCTCTCCCAAGACTCTCTCTCAgtctttctctctctctccctggactctctctctctctctttgaagactctctctcaatctctctctcccTGGACTCTCTCTCTCTTGCACATCAATCGTCAAAACGGACACAAAAGAAGGGTGGACTTTCGGGGAGCTAGAAAGTCAAAGTAGAAAGGAAGGAAGCACGCAAACTTTGACCGTTGATCTTTATAAAGTCAGCTCATCgcatttttttttgtttttaattttggTAATTTTTTAAAAAAGGATGGGAATCTGAAATTTTGAATTGTGCAGTTATGATTCTATGaataaattattattttgttctatatatactattataatattattaatatattttaatattattaattgggGATTTGGAGGTATCTTTTTTTTGCCAACAGAAAAAATAACTTTCATTAAATCAAATCATTTTGGAGTGCATGAATAAATTCTGGGTAGGCTTCACCTGCCTTTCAGATGTGCGGTCAGCTACAGAATAACTACAGTTAGCTAGGGCATGAGCTAAGTTATTCGCGGATCGCTTAACAAACTTAAGGACCACGCCTTTGTCTTTCAAAGATACCAATAAATCTCTCTGCATTCCTGAACTAAAGAACCAAAGTAAGAAAGCATTGCAGCAGCACCACGAACTACCTGGACTGCAACTAGGCAGTCTGTTTCGACCACAACATTTTCTATGTGTTTAGCTTTGATCCAACTCAAGGCTTCACATATGCCCATGATCTTAGCACACTCTGGAGAAATGGAGCCTTCTTTACACTTCAACCGAGCTTCCAGTAACTCTCCATTATGATTTCTTGCAGCATACGCGTAGCTATAACGTTTAGAAGAGACAAACACCGCAGCATCAGTATTTACCTTAGTCTGATTTTCTGTTGGCAAGGTCCATCGCTCATCCCCATCATTCTGGTTTAATAGTCCCCATGAATGATCGAAAAATTTGTCTTAAGCTTCCATCCAATGACTACTCTAGCTGAATTTGCAGCTTTTTGCGCTTCTAAGCATTTTTGATTCCATATTAAGTCGTTCCTGCACTTCCAGATGGTCCAACACAGCATAGCTCCACTTTGACGCTTAACTGTTTCCCATCCATTGAAAACATTAAAAACCCATTCCTGAAATGAGTCATAGTCAACCTCGTCGAAGATAATTCATGCTACCTGCCAGCATGACTTAGCAAAAAAGCACTCCAGAAACACATGACTAGCAGTTTCTACCTCCTTGTTACATAACGAGCAGGTCACATGTATGTTGACCTTCTTTGCATGAAGCATATCTTTAGTTGGAAGGCATCCTGAAATAACTCGCCACATAAAGTTCTTAACTTTTGGCGGAACTTGAAGATTCCACAAACGTTTCCAGAAGCTAGGATTGTTGTAGTGATGCATCATAGGTTTAGCTTCCTGAATGAGAGTATAAGATGTCTTAACTGTGAAAATTGCATTGTTCACTTTCCTCCAATACCAGGTGTCTTTGTTAGCATCTGATAGAGGAGTAGCTAAGATAATATTTGCATCTCTCAGAGTGAAATTGTCCCTCACCTAGTCTTCATCCTATTGTCTTGTATTAAGGAgcattaatgatgacatttttTGGTTTTGAATTGCCTCGCTATCAATTACCACATATGGGTTATCACTGTTTGGGAGCCAAGGGTCATTAACTATGCTATGGACTTGCCATCTCCTACCCTACATACCATCCCTTGACTAAGAACGTCCTGAGCTGCCAAGATGTTGCGCCAAATGAAACTCGGATTTGCACCTAACTTAGCACTCAGAAAATTATCATTTGGATAATATTTTGCTTTGAACATTCTCGCAACAAGAGAAGTCGGGTTTGTAATAAGCCTCCAACCCTGTTTTCCCAATAGAGCAACATTGAACTCGTGGAGATTTCTGAAACCAAAACCCCCCTACATTTTCGACACACTCATCCTCTCCCAACTCATCCAGTGAATacctttctctttttttcttgATTTCCACCAGAACTTGTATATTAGCTTCTCCATATCTTTACACATTTCAGTAGGAAGAAGGAACACTGACATTACATAAGTAGGGATCGCTTGAGTTACCGTCTTAAGAAGCACTTCATTTCCACTTTTATTAAGAAAATTCCCATCCCAGGACTAAATTTTGCTGCTAACTCAATCTTTCAAGTACCCCAGAACTGCTGTTTTACTTCTACCAATGCAACTCGGAAGTCTTAGGTATTGTGTATTTGAGTGTGCCTCGTGAAATCCCAGAACTTGCAAAATTTCATTTTTAACACCCTGCTGAACATTCCTGCTGAAAAAAACACTAGACTTGCTTATGTTAATTTTTTGGCCCGAGGCTTGTTCAAACATTGCTAAAATTTCCATGACTTGCACTGCTTCATCTTTGGTGGCCTGGCAATATATATAACTGTCATCCTCAAATAACATATGAGAAACTGAGGGAGCTCATCTTGCAATCTTGATTCCTTTTATCAAAACACGATTTTCATACGACTTTTTAGTGGCTGATAAACCCTCCGTGCATACCAGAAAAAGATACGACGACATGGGATCACCTTGTCGAAGGCGCCTGTGAGGGATTATATCTCCAAACTCCTTGCCAGAATGACTAATCTTGTACCGAGCTGTAGTGACACATTGCATAAAAAGATTAATAACTGTGCTATTGAAACCCATCTTACCAAGTATTGCTCGAATATAGCTCCACTCCACTCTATTATAAACCTTGCTCATGTCAAGTTTCAGAGCCATCCAGTCTTTTTTACCCTGAGTCTTGCGTTTCATGTAATGGATAATCTCAAAAAATATCATTATGTTGTTTGAAATTATATGGCCTGGAATGAAAGCACTTTGTTCTTCCGAGATAATTTCATCAATCACCTTTTTCAAGCGGTTTGCTAGGACTTTAGAAGCTATCTTGTATCTTACATTACATAAAGATATTGGTCTAAGATCGACCATATATtggagatttttctttttaggaACAAGAACGATATTAG from Apium graveolens cultivar Ventura chromosome 5, ASM990537v1, whole genome shotgun sequence includes the following:
- the LOC141661259 gene encoding uncharacterized protein LOC141661259 → MVKYFFNNGMFDDHFTNTNIVLVPKKKNLQYMVDLRPISLCNVRYKIASKVLANRLKKVIDEIISEEQSAFIPGHIISNNIMIFFEIIHYMKRKTQGKKDWMALKLDMSKVYNRVEWSYIRAILGKMGFNSTVINLFMQCVTTARYKISHSGKEFGDIIPHRRLRQGDPMSSYLFLATKDEAVQVMEILAMFEQASGQKINISKSSVFFSRNVQQGVKNEILQVLGFHEAHSNTQYLRLPSCIGRSKTAVLGYGEANIQVLVEIKKKRERYSLDELGEDECVENGWRLITNPTSLVARMFKAKYYPNDNFLSAKLGANPSFIWRNILAAQDVLSQGMEAKPMMHHYNNPSFWKRLWNLQVPPKVKNFMWRVISGCLPTKDMLHAKKVNIHVTCSLCNKEVETASHVFLECFFAKSCWQEWVFNVFNGWETVKRQSGAMLCWTIWKCRNDLIWNQKCLEAQKAANSARNDGDERWTLPTENQTKVNTDAAVFVSSKRYSYAYAARNHNGELLEARLKCKEGSISPECAKIMGICEALSWIKAKHIENVVVETDCLVAVQVVRGAAAMLSYFGSLVQECREIYWYL